In one Lolium rigidum isolate FL_2022 chromosome 3, APGP_CSIRO_Lrig_0.1, whole genome shotgun sequence genomic region, the following are encoded:
- the LOC124695656 gene encoding sugar transporter ERD6-like 16, translating into MGTVRSADDDVESGVVGAGGGGGEVRAPLLLRDDRKEDADAKIQVDEEVDSSGRGRGGSLSMVLLSTAVAVCGSFEFGTCVGYSAPTQSGIVDEVGLSISGFAIFGSILTIGAMVGAVTSGRLADFLGRKMTMQISATICIFGWLFIYFAKGATMLYFGRTLLGYSTGILSYVVPVFIAEIAPKDLRGGLATSNQLLICSGSSATYIVGALVAWRNLVFVGIMPCLLLLAGLPFIPESPRWLANVGREKEFRTSLQKLRGENVDTSEEAIEIKEYIESLQSFPKATIQDLFLSKNIYAVTVGVGLMIFQQLGGINGVGFYASSIFTSAGFSGKLGTILIGIIQIPITLFGAILMDRSGRRVLLMVSASGTFLGCFMTGISFYLKAHGLFPEWVPALALSGILVYIGAYSIGMGPVPWVVMSEIFSINMKAIGGSLVTLVSWFGSFAISYSFSFLMDWSSAGTFFMFSAASLATILFVARLVPETKGRTLEEIQDTLNSRR; encoded by the exons ATGGGGACAGTGAGGTCCGCGGACGATGACGTGGAGAGCGGGGTGgtgggtgccggcggcggcggcggagaggtcaGGGCGCCGCTGCTCCTCCGGGACGATCGCAAGGAGGATGCGGATGCCAAGATCCAGGTGGACGAGGAGGTGGATTCGTCCGGACGCGGCCGGGGAGGGTCCCTGTCGATGGTCCTGCTCAGCACCGCCGTGGCCGTGTGCGGCTCCTTCGAGTTCGGCACCTGC GTTGGTTATTCTGCACCCACTCAGTCAGGAATAGTGGATGAAGTCGGACTATCCATCTCTGGG TTCGCAATTTTTGGATCAATATTGACAATTGGTGCAATGGTTGGTGCTGTTACCAGCGGACGCTTAGCAGACTTTCTTGGGCGTAAAATG ACCATGCAGATATCAGCTACTATTTGCATTTTCGGCTGGCTTTTTATATATTTTGCTAAG GGTGCTACTATGCTCTACTTTGGAAGAACCTTGTTGGGCTATAGTACTGGAATTCTTTCTTATGTG GTGCCTGTGTTCATAGCTGAAATAGCGCCCAAGGATCTCAGAGGGGGCCTTGCAACTTCAAACCAG TTGTTGATATGTTCTGGAAGTTCGGCTACTTACATAGTAGGCGCGCTGGTTGCATGGCGCAATTTGGTATTTGTTG GTATAATGCCGTGTCTTCTCCTCTTAGCAGGTCTTCCATTCATTCCAGAATCACCAAGATGGCTG GCTAATGTTGGAAGGGAGAAAGAATTTCGCACCTCATTGCAGAAGCTTCGTGGAGAGAATGTTGACACGTCAGAAGAGGCCATCGAGATTAAA GAGTATATTGAATCACTCCAGAGCTTCCCAAAGGCCACGATTCAAGACTTGTTTCTGAGCAAAAATATATATGCGGTCACT gtgggtgttggcttgatgatctTCCAGCAATTGGGAGGGATAAATGGTGTAGGATTCTATGCAAGCTCTATCTTTACATCTGCGG GGTTTTCTGGAAAACTTGGAACCATATTGATTGGCATTATTCAG ATTCCCATTACATTGTTTGGCGCCATACTCATGGACAGGAGTGGAAGAAGGGTTCTTCTAATG GTCTCTGCATCTGGAACATTCTTGGGCTGCTTTATGACTGGAATATCATTCTACCTAAAG GCGCACGGACTATTCCCAGAATGGGTTCCTGCATTGGCTCTCTCCGGCATCCTG GTATACATAGGTGCGTACTCAATTGGGATGGGCCCTGTCCCTTGGGTTGTCATGTCTGAG ATATTCTCGATTAACATGAAGGCAATCGGCGGGAGCTTGGTGACCCTGGTTAGCTGGTTTGGTTCCTTCGCGATCTCTTACTCGTTTAGCTTCCTCATGGACTGGAGCTCAGCAG GGACTTTCTTCATGTTCTCTGCGGCCAGCTTGGCAACTATACTGTTCGTGGCAAGGCTAGTGCCCGAAACTAAAGGAAGAACACTCGAAGAGATCCAAGACACGCTGAATTCCAGAAGATAA